A genomic stretch from Telopea speciosissima isolate NSW1024214 ecotype Mountain lineage chromosome 7, Tspe_v1, whole genome shotgun sequence includes:
- the LOC122668987 gene encoding uncharacterized protein LOC122668987 — protein sequence MEDFRSNSCGDGRMQMESYNGSRPTSYGMHDLRSYSASYASSAHQTQMGKEVKLKKAKSTAVSSKSWSFNDPELQRKKRVASYKVYAVEGKAKGSLRKSFRWLKDRYTQVVNGWW from the coding sequence ATGGAAGATTTCAGATCTAATTCATGCGGGGATGGCAGGATGCAAATGGAAAGCTACAATGGTAGCAGACCCACTTCGTATGGTATGCATGATCTTCGTAGTTACAGTGCTTCTTATGCCTCTTCTGCACATCAAACCCAGATGGGCAAAGAGGTGAAGTTAAAGAAAGCGAAAAGCACTGCTGTGTCCTCAAAAAGTTGGAGCTTTAATGATCCTGAGctgcagaggaagaagagggttGCTAGCTACAAGGTGTATGCTGTGGAGGGGAAAGCGAAGGGATCCTTGAGAAAGAGCTTTAGGTGGCTCAAGGACAGATACACCCAAGTGGTGAATGGATGGTGGTGA